The Candidatus Saccharimonadales bacterium genome includes a region encoding these proteins:
- a CDS encoding glycoside hydrolase family 71 protein produces the protein MLGAQILTWSSSAATSSVSVEAEAGVKTGVVSDIADSSASSGSGVVFGRTVPSGEQYLPMLLPSQDVLKSSPKKVFAHYFTQFPISIDNKPAESDYYAVNYLNPNGESGKHSSYGGFLRERPLPRPVIAAADWRLEDMKTEVRRATGAGLDGFTLDMLSLSGAHWDKMQLLLQAATAVDPKFKILLMPDGTTSVTADVNALANSVAGMAQNSSAYRLADGRLVISPFAPERQGAAWWQNWLAIMKSKGIDVAFVPCFVDYRNNVESFAPFSYGLSNWGSRSPAANANIATNITDAHNRGKLWMQSASTQDERPRSGVYDEAQNSENYRLTWDGAIRGDAEWVQIPTWNDYTESAEIAPSTHIGWSLLDLTSYYVTKYKLGVEPTIRKDVVYVSHRVHPAAATPTGGQTRLMLLRAGSSQPRDMVEALTFLTAPAKVSVKIGATAYTYDAPAGVYAKTYPLAAGTVSVSTTRITTGQVTATATSTFPVTNSPVVQDLQYYFTSSAR, from the coding sequence GTGCTTGGAGCACAAATACTGACATGGTCGTCATCTGCCGCAACTAGTTCTGTCAGTGTTGAGGCCGAAGCGGGCGTAAAGACTGGGGTGGTATCTGATATCGCCGACAGTTCGGCAAGTAGTGGGAGCGGGGTAGTGTTCGGTAGAACAGTTCCATCAGGCGAGCAGTATTTGCCGATGTTACTACCATCCCAGGATGTACTGAAATCCAGCCCCAAAAAAGTATTTGCTCATTATTTTACGCAGTTTCCTATATCTATAGATAATAAACCGGCGGAGAGCGACTACTATGCGGTGAACTATTTAAATCCCAACGGCGAAAGCGGAAAACATAGCTCGTATGGAGGGTTTCTGCGTGAAAGGCCGTTGCCACGGCCGGTTATTGCTGCTGCTGATTGGCGGCTAGAGGATATGAAAACTGAGGTCAGGCGGGCAACAGGGGCCGGCCTCGACGGATTTACTCTCGACATGTTGTCACTCAGCGGAGCGCATTGGGATAAGATGCAATTGCTCCTGCAGGCGGCGACTGCCGTGGATCCAAAATTCAAAATACTACTTATGCCAGATGGCACGACCTCTGTAACTGCAGACGTTAATGCACTGGCTAACTCCGTTGCCGGCATGGCACAGAATTCCTCGGCGTACCGGCTGGCAGATGGGCGTCTTGTTATTTCGCCGTTTGCACCCGAACGCCAGGGAGCTGCCTGGTGGCAGAACTGGTTGGCTATAATGAAAAGCAAAGGAATCGATGTCGCTTTTGTGCCATGTTTTGTTGATTATCGAAACAATGTTGAGTCCTTTGCGCCATTTAGTTATGGATTATCGAACTGGGGAAGTCGCAGCCCCGCGGCGAATGCTAACATTGCCACCAATATAACGGATGCCCATAATCGAGGAAAATTATGGATGCAATCAGCCTCGACCCAGGACGAACGACCAAGGTCCGGTGTGTACGACGAGGCTCAAAATTCTGAAAATTACCGCTTAACATGGGACGGAGCAATCCGGGGGGATGCCGAATGGGTGCAAATACCCACCTGGAATGATTACACAGAAAGTGCGGAAATTGCTCCCTCAACGCATATCGGCTGGAGTCTGTTAGACCTGACGAGCTATTACGTCACCAAATATAAACTGGGTGTTGAACCGACTATAAGGAAAGATGTTGTCTATGTGTCCCACAGGGTGCACCCAGCCGCCGCTACGCCGACTGGGGGCCAGACGAGGCTTATGTTGCTGCGAGCCGGCAGCAGCCAGCCGAGAGACATGGTAGAAGCGTTAACTTTTCTAACTGCTCCAGCCAAGGTGAGTGTTAAGATCGGCGCTACGGCATATACGTATGATGCGCCTGCAGGTGTATATGCTAAGACGTATCCATTGGCAGCGGGTACTGTTTCAGTGAGTACTACCCGGATTACTACCGGTCAGGTAACGGCTACTGCAACATCGACATTTCCTGTTACTAACTCTCCGGTAGTCCAAGATCTCCAATATTATTTTACGAGTAGTGCCCGCTAG